The Tolypothrix sp. PCC 7712 region AGGGATAAACTAGCTCACAAATTATCTATTCAAGCCAATAGTCAAGGTTTTGAATCTAAAATCCCAAATCCAAAATTGGCATTAAACATTGAGTAGTAGTCTGCCAAAGTCTTGTTGACAGGCGGGGGAAAGGTTAAGGGGAAAAGGGTAAAGGCTTTAAACCCTTCCCCTTTGACCTTTTCCCTTTACCCAATCGACACCTGTCAATATTTGTGTGTTGAACTAGTAGTTTAATCAGCCAAACTCAATGATAATGATAAAGATTTTCAATAAAATTTATAGTTTTGTTGCTGGCTTTACTGGCTATACTACCGCTAATGCCGTCTTTCAGCCCTTTAACCCTGATTTTGCTAGCTCAATTGTCCGCTTGACTAATCTATTAGGTTAAGAGAAACTAACTAATGACAAACGTAGCGACTTATAAAATTAATAATTTTTGTAAAAATTCTGAGATATATATTTTGAGAGATGGAACATTAGTTAACAAATGGCAAGTTTGTATCTAAGTGGAATGTTCCAACGGCTATATATTTAGCCGACTGCTGAGGCAGTAAAATTCAAGCGTATTATCGTGGTTGGCCAAGAGCATGGAGACATTAGAGTTCATAATTTATCCAGATGGTCGGGTACAAGAGAAAGTCACTGGCATTGTGGGTGCTTCTTGCGCTGAAGTCACAGCAGCAATAGAAGCGCAACTTGGTCAAGTACTTGTTAATGAGCCAACTTCAGAATTTTTTGCCAATAATCAGGTACAACAATCTGGTGTGGTAAATACGCAAACCGCTTTCAGTGATTGGTAATTGTTCAAAATAGTCTATTTTAGTTAATTCAGAACCACCATGTCACACTTTAGCCAAATTAAGACTCAAATCCGTAACCTAGACTCTTTGAAAGATGCTCTCAATGAATTGGGTATAAATTGGAAGCCTGGCCCGCGTGAAGTAAGAGGCTATCGCGGTCAAACTCATCCTGCAGAAATTTCCATTGAGCAGGAGAATGGTTATGATATCGGTTTTAGATGGAATGGCCAAGAATATGAATTGGTGGCTGACTTACAGTACTGGCAACAAAACCTATCTGTAGATGGATTTTTACGCCAAGTAACTCAGCGCTATGCTTATCAAACGGTAATGAAAGAAACATCTCGTGTTGGCTTTCAAGTGACCGAACAAAAGCAACAAGAAGATGGTTCAATTCGTCTGGTAGTACAACGCTGGAGTGCGTAATGGCTGATTTTCTGCCTTCGCCGGAAGAACAAGAAGATAGTCGTTCCGGGTTTGAACCAGAATTAGGCGGTTTTTTACGGGATGCTCCCGAACGCTCTGGTTTAGAGCCGGAATTGGGTGGAGTGATGCGCCAAAAAGGTGTATATGTGGATGAGCTCACATGTATTGGCTGTAAGCATTGCGCTCATGTTGCCCGTAACACGTTTTATATTGAACCAGATTATGGGCGATCGCGAGTAGTTCGTCAGGATGGGGACGCAGAGGAAGTCATTCAAGAAGCAATAGATACTTGTCCGGTTGATTGCATTCACTGGGTTGATTACACCGAACTGAAAAAGTTAGAAGAAGAACGCAAATATCAGGTAATTCCTGTAGTTGGTTATCCGGTGGATCATGCTGTTGCTACTACAGAAACGAGGCGGAAAAAACAAAAATTAAGAACCAAAAAATCTCGTTATTAAAATAATGAAAAACAATAGGCTGGTAAAACCAGCCTATTTTATTGGGCATTTATTATTTTTTGTTTGTCAAGAGTCAAGAGTCAAGAGTCAAGAGTCAAGAGTCAAGGGTCGAGAGTCAAAGGTCAAAGGTGAAATCCAATTACCAATTACCAATTACCAATTACCCATTTTCTTGCTAAAGTATCTTCCACTAAGTGAAAACCTTGATAATTATTCGGTTTCTGGAAAGATTTGCACTTTACCATCTGGGCTAAGTACAGCTCTCAGTCTGACATTTCTGCCATATCTATTAGCAGAAACAAAAGGTGTACCGATATTTGGCATACCAGCGCTATCTACATAATCTCTGGCTGCTTTATTTAAGGGAAAAATTCGTTCAACAGTACCATCAACACCTACCATCACACTGTATTCTAGTGTTTGCTTTAATCCAGAAGGTGGTTGCCAGCGTTTTTGCAGATATTGTCTAGCTTCTGCTATCTGCGGTGTATCAAATAATGTGCTGTCATTAGCTGGTGGCGTTGTTGTCGTTGCAGTTTTTCTTGTTCCCCGCAATCTATCAACTAACGCACTTTCACTACTGGCTCTAGAAGTTGTGGTAGCTGTTGTAGAAGCTGGATTATATTCTCCTTCTAATTTGGCTGTACTTGTCGGTTCATTGGGGATGACAGGAAGAGCTGGCGCAGTGATGGGAAGATTGGGGGTGACGCTACGGCTAGTTCTATCTGTTGATAGGCTAGGCGGTAATTCTCGCTTTTTCGGCAGGCCTAAATCGCTGGGGCTAATCGATCCAGGCTTGGTCTGTGTCAAGTTTGGTTGCAAAGCAATTTTCTGATCGCCGATGGTAGGAGGTACGCCAAACTGTGAATTAGTAGAAAAAGTTGGGCTTGTCTTTTGATTTATACCCAGCCCAGTTGCTGTAGATGGTAAACTCGAACCAGCTGATGTGGGAGCGGCAGGAAAATTAGAATTTGGTAATGTTTGTGTTTTGCTAGCCAGTCCAGAATTAGGAGCTAATAGAGGATCTGCTGGCAAACTAGAAGTAGGGATTGGTGTAGTTGAGCCAATATTTGGTAATGGGGGAAAACTGTCTGGGGCTGCAAGTCCCGCTTCTGGGTTGACTTGAGGTGAGGGTTGCAGAGCAATTGGCCCTGAATTGGCAGTGGGTTTTTTCGCAGTTTGTTGCTGATTTGGCTTAATGTTATTCACATATTGCCAGGTTACTGGTAACAGTCCCACACCTAAGACTAATACAGCTGCTACAGGTGCCCATACCGGAAATCTCGCTACAGAACTGCCCGTATTTTCCAGAGTAGGTAACGCCATAATATCAGCCGAGTATTCATCTAGAGCAGTTGCTAAATCGAATAGTTGCAACAAACCTAGTTCGATAGCAGGCCCAGATGCTTGGCTAGCGAGGGAACCGAGAAATAGCTTGTGAGTCAAAGAACTGCTCGGTTCTAAATATATTGTTGTAGTAGGGAAAGAAGAGGGAAAAGACCTTAATGTTTGAGTACTAAGTGGTTGTGCAGTCTGTTGAAAGTCTTGTATTTGCGCGTCACTAGCGACTTTACTAGAATCTTGCGGGCTGGGAAAACTCAGCGAAAAAGTTTCGGGAGATTGTTGGAGAAATTGTTGAATGTAGATTGAAACTGCATCACACAAAGCTTCGAGCTGATCGCGATCGCCCCGAATTGGGAGTCTGCTTTCTTCTGGTAGTCGCGGATCGTCAAACCGCAACTCAAAGCTGAGTTGCTTGAGGACAGTTTTTCCCGTCCACCGGGATAAAGGTGAGCTTTGCGCCAACACTTCGAGGGTACAGGTGGGGGGTGTGTAGCGACGAATGACAGAATTAGATAGAGGCATGGCAGAAACTGCGAAGGAGATGATTGGTGTTCGATTTGGGATTTAGGAGGAGCGATCTAAAATCAAAATCTAAAACTTTGTGGAACGGTCTATCAGTGCTAACCAAAGACGGCGGTGTCCACCAGGGGCGCTGTAAAACAATAAATCTACCAGCAGTTTGAGCGCTAAATGAGTTAGTAAATCTGTAGAAATTTGCTCATCCTCTTCCATGCGCTCTTGGTAAGTATTGCAGAAAGCATCTATATAATCTCCCAGTAAAGCGGTTTGGTGAGGTTCCTGGTGATTTGCGGCCATTTGTTCTAATAGACCAACAGCACGACGAATCAATTCCTGGTGCTGTTTAGCAAGGTAGCAGGTGATGAGAACAAGCGATCGCGCCTCTTCTACATCTAATTTTTTTCGCCCTCCTTGTCCTTTGCGTAGGGGATTTGACTGGCGCAAGCGCCACAAAGCTACGCGATCTGGCACTCTTGACTCCAAATTCAAACTAATTGCTGCCGAGAGCATCGCCTCGGAACCAAGACCCGTTAAAGTTTCTAGCGCCAACAGCACTAAATCTAACTGAGTTTTGATATTGTCCCATTCAACATAAGTTGGGGTTGGAAGCTGGATTAGATCCTCCCACTGGGAATTTGGGGTAGCTGAATTGGTGGCCGAGTGCATAACTTTTAGCATAGGTGATCGGGCTTATAGGGACGGTTGCTGTTACCCATTTTGAAACAGACTCTTAAGCATTCAACTGAGTTTCCTCTAGTCATTTAGCCTGAAACTTCAGATAGCTTTGATCACAGTGGGAATCAGCATGTATCTCTGTCTTACTCTAAATGAAAATTTATTTTCTACAAAGCAGAAATATTATTACTTCAAGAATACTTATGTAGCTTTCTGAATTTTCACGCCCTAAGTAAATGCATCAGGCAGAAATTGGAAAGAGAATGGGGATTGGGCATGGGGCATTGGGCATTGGTAATGAGTAATGAGTAATGAGTAATGAGTAATGAGTAATGAGTAATGAGTAATGAGTAATGGGTAATGGGTAATGAGTAATGAGTAATGGGTAATGAGTAATGAGTAATGGGATTTTCTCCCCTTGTCCCCCCATCCCCTTGTCCCCAGTCCCCAATCCCCAATCCCCAGTCCCCAATCCCCATTACCCCTTATCCCCAGAGGGGGCCCCGAGTTCCCCAATCCCTCACCCCACGTAAGCCACGGTGACACCGCTACCACCATCTACTTGTTCTGCAGCTTCGTATTTGCTGACTCTGGGGTGTTGCTGCAAATAGTTATGTACACCTTGGCGAAGTTTACCTGTACCATGTCCGTGAATGATCCATACTGGCCCTGTAGCTTCAGCAAGTGCATTATCTAAAAGCAATTCCGCATCAGCTACACGCTTACCTCGGATATCAATTGTATTTTTGGAAGTCCTAATTGCTAGGGCTGGTGGCGCAGCTGGGGTA contains the following coding sequences:
- a CDS encoding DUF2997 domain-containing protein, whose protein sequence is METLEFIIYPDGRVQEKVTGIVGASCAEVTAAIEAQLGQVLVNEPTSEFFANNQVQQSGVVNTQTAFSDW
- a CDS encoding DUF1257 domain-containing protein; this encodes MSHFSQIKTQIRNLDSLKDALNELGINWKPGPREVRGYRGQTHPAEISIEQENGYDIGFRWNGQEYELVADLQYWQQNLSVDGFLRQVTQRYAYQTVMKETSRVGFQVTEQKQQEDGSIRLVVQRWSA
- a CDS encoding ferredoxin — encoded protein: MADFLPSPEEQEDSRSGFEPELGGFLRDAPERSGLEPELGGVMRQKGVYVDELTCIGCKHCAHVARNTFYIEPDYGRSRVVRQDGDAEEVIQEAIDTCPVDCIHWVDYTELKKLEEERKYQVIPVVGYPVDHAVATTETRRKKQKLRTKKSRY
- a CDS encoding DUF4335 domain-containing protein gives rise to the protein MPLSNSVIRRYTPPTCTLEVLAQSSPLSRWTGKTVLKQLSFELRFDDPRLPEESRLPIRGDRDQLEALCDAVSIYIQQFLQQSPETFSLSFPSPQDSSKVASDAQIQDFQQTAQPLSTQTLRSFPSSFPTTTIYLEPSSSLTHKLFLGSLASQASGPAIELGLLQLFDLATALDEYSADIMALPTLENTGSSVARFPVWAPVAAVLVLGVGLLPVTWQYVNNIKPNQQQTAKKPTANSGPIALQPSPQVNPEAGLAAPDSFPPLPNIGSTTPIPTSSLPADPLLAPNSGLASKTQTLPNSNFPAAPTSAGSSLPSTATGLGINQKTSPTFSTNSQFGVPPTIGDQKIALQPNLTQTKPGSISPSDLGLPKKRELPPSLSTDRTSRSVTPNLPITAPALPVIPNEPTSTAKLEGEYNPASTTATTTSRASSESALVDRLRGTRKTATTTTPPANDSTLFDTPQIAEARQYLQKRWQPPSGLKQTLEYSVMVGVDGTVERIFPLNKAARDYVDSAGMPNIGTPFVSANRYGRNVRLRAVLSPDGKVQIFPETE
- a CDS encoding DUF3038 domain-containing protein, coding for MLKVMHSATNSATPNSQWEDLIQLPTPTYVEWDNIKTQLDLVLLALETLTGLGSEAMLSAAISLNLESRVPDRVALWRLRQSNPLRKGQGGRKKLDVEEARSLVLITCYLAKQHQELIRRAVGLLEQMAANHQEPHQTALLGDYIDAFCNTYQERMEEDEQISTDLLTHLALKLLVDLLFYSAPGGHRRLWLALIDRSTKF